From a single Arthrobacter sp. SLBN-112 genomic region:
- a CDS encoding IS3 family transposase codes for MEILLDVAGLARSTFFYHQAKLNGPDPRASLKTAITEIFTKNHGRYGHRRIHIELLKQGWRVAKKSVLKLMRSLRLVCKVRSRKRYNSYQGEQGIVAPNLLKRQFDADAPNQKWVTDVTEFSVGDRKLYLSPIMDLFDRQIISYAIGTSPNLELANASLRGALATLEDGQKPLVHSDQGFQYQHNSWRTLLADAGAVQSMSRKANCYDNAVMENFFGHLKEELFHRVRFLNTDSLAAAVHEYIRWYNTERISTKLNGLSPAQYRAHALAA; via the coding sequence TTGGAAATTCTCCTGGACGTGGCCGGGTTGGCCCGGTCAACGTTCTTCTACCACCAGGCCAAACTTAATGGCCCCGATCCGCGGGCTTCCCTGAAGACCGCTATTACAGAGATCTTCACGAAGAACCATGGCCGCTACGGGCACCGCCGGATCCATATCGAACTGCTCAAGCAAGGCTGGAGGGTCGCAAAGAAGAGCGTGCTGAAGCTGATGCGTTCCCTCCGGCTGGTCTGCAAGGTCCGAAGCAGGAAGCGGTACAACTCGTACCAGGGCGAGCAGGGGATCGTGGCCCCTAACCTGCTGAAACGCCAGTTTGACGCGGACGCCCCAAATCAGAAGTGGGTTACCGATGTGACCGAGTTCAGCGTCGGTGACCGGAAGCTCTACCTCTCACCGATCATGGACCTTTTTGACCGACAGATCATCTCCTATGCCATTGGCACGTCGCCCAATCTAGAGCTGGCCAATGCCTCGCTGCGCGGCGCCTTGGCCACCTTGGAGGACGGGCAGAAGCCACTAGTGCACTCCGACCAGGGATTCCAGTATCAGCACAACTCCTGGCGCACACTCTTGGCGGATGCCGGCGCGGTCCAATCGATGTCCCGCAAAGCCAACTGCTACGACAACGCCGTGATGGAGAACTTCTTTGGACACCTCAAGGAAGAGCTCTTCCACCGCGTCCGTTTCCTCAACACCGACTCCTTGGCTGCGGCGGTGCACGAATACATCCGTTGGTACAACACCGAAAGAATCTCCACCAAACTCAATGGTCTGAGTCCTGCGCAATACCGTGCACACGCCCTTGCGGCTTAA
- a CDS encoding PAC2 family protein, translating into MNSFEGDTAEQGAGPERERFLQPVADGQRVTVMLAAFEGWNDAGEAASDSLRYLNKLWGGKKVASIDADEYYDFQFTRPTVRRNAAGERKIKWPSTRIYKASAPNSNVDVIFVQGTEPSYKWRAYTAELLVHAEALSVDYVVLVGALLADVPHSRPIPVSTSSDDAQLRERMNLEASQYEGPVGIVGVLSEVALLAGIPTVSLWAAVPHYVAQAPSPKAQLALLHRIEELLQVPLDTHELAEEADAWERGVDELATEDPEIAAYVRQLEEAKDTADLPEASGESIAREFERYLKRRGQDRP; encoded by the coding sequence ATGAATAGCTTCGAGGGAGACACCGCCGAACAAGGTGCCGGACCCGAGCGGGAACGGTTCCTGCAGCCGGTGGCTGACGGACAGCGCGTAACCGTAATGCTTGCCGCCTTTGAGGGGTGGAACGACGCCGGAGAAGCGGCCAGCGATTCGCTGCGGTACCTGAACAAGTTGTGGGGCGGCAAGAAAGTGGCATCCATCGATGCCGATGAGTATTACGACTTCCAGTTCACCAGGCCCACCGTCCGCAGGAACGCCGCCGGAGAACGCAAGATCAAATGGCCCTCCACCCGCATCTACAAAGCCAGCGCGCCCAACTCCAACGTGGATGTGATCTTCGTGCAGGGGACCGAGCCGTCCTACAAGTGGCGCGCCTACACTGCTGAGCTGCTGGTGCATGCGGAGGCTCTGAGCGTGGACTACGTGGTGCTGGTGGGGGCGCTGCTGGCCGACGTTCCGCACAGCCGCCCCATCCCGGTGAGCACGTCGTCCGATGATGCCCAACTTCGGGAACGGATGAACCTGGAAGCGTCACAGTACGAAGGCCCTGTGGGCATCGTGGGAGTCCTGTCCGAGGTGGCGCTGCTGGCCGGAATCCCAACCGTATCGCTGTGGGCCGCGGTGCCGCACTATGTGGCACAGGCGCCCTCCCCCAAGGCCCAGCTCGCCCTCCTGCACCGCATCGAGGAGCTGTTGCAGGTGCCGCTGGATACCCACGAGCTGGCGGAGGAAGCGGACGCCTGGGAGCGTGGCGTGGACGAACTGGCCACGGAGGACCCGGAAATTGCCGCCTATGTCCGGCAACTGGAGGAAGCCAAGGACACCGCCGACCTGCCTGAGGCCAGCGGCGAGTCCATTGCCCGCGAATTTGAACGCTACCTGAAGCGGCGGGGCCAGGACCGGCCCTGA
- a CDS encoding HAD family hydrolase, giving the protein MDGTIVDTEPYWIAAERALVEAHGGTWSHDQAMQLVGQSLTFSAGLLQQAGVELEIREIIDSLTAQVISSVQQQVPWRPGARELLEELHLAGVRCALVTMSEGPLAREVVASLPRPYFEVLVTGDTVTRGKPHPEAYLTAVELLQETDPDLGIHHCVALEDSVPGVAAAVASGVTTVAVPHIVPLPDDGSYALWDSLSGRSLVELEALLLRAEATGPAATAAGGSRG; this is encoded by the coding sequence ATGGACGGGACCATCGTGGACACAGAGCCATACTGGATTGCCGCCGAGCGTGCCCTGGTGGAAGCCCATGGCGGCACCTGGAGCCATGACCAGGCAATGCAACTGGTGGGCCAGTCACTGACGTTCTCCGCGGGCCTGCTCCAGCAGGCCGGCGTTGAGCTCGAAATCCGCGAGATCATCGATTCCCTGACGGCCCAGGTCATCAGCAGCGTCCAGCAGCAGGTGCCATGGCGCCCGGGCGCCCGTGAACTCCTCGAGGAACTGCACCTCGCCGGCGTGCGCTGCGCCCTGGTCACCATGTCCGAGGGGCCGCTGGCCCGCGAAGTGGTGGCCAGCCTGCCCCGCCCCTACTTTGAAGTCCTTGTGACCGGCGACACCGTCACCCGGGGCAAGCCGCACCCCGAGGCGTACCTGACCGCCGTCGAGCTGCTGCAGGAAACTGATCCTGACCTCGGCATCCACCACTGCGTTGCCCTCGAGGATTCTGTCCCCGGCGTGGCCGCGGCCGTAGCCTCCGGCGTCACCACCGTGGCGGTGCCGCACATCGTTCCACTGCCGGACGACGGCAGTTACGCACTCTGGGACTCCCTGTCCGGCCGCAGCCTGGTGGAGCTCGAAGCCCTGCTTTTGAGGGCGGAGGCAACGGGGCCTGCCGCCACGGCAGCCGGTGGCTCCCGTGGCTGA
- a CDS encoding site-2 protease family protein, translating to MAEPDTQRGTEPGTPATTGRREGIPLGRIAGVPVVLAYSWFVIAAFTVIAYGPVLARNNPMLGMSAYLVAFAYAVLLLISVLVHELAHALTAKIYGWPTQKIVLNLWGGHTQFESFTASPGRSVLVALAGPAANFVLAGGAWLLLGTNSLGSVAEILTNIFMWANFLIAVFNVLPGLPLDGGRLVESIVWKATGSQAKGTVAAGWGGRIIVLAIAYWFLLRPYLAGGEPDFSLLMITILVGGFLWMGASASIQQGTLRGRLPLVSAAGLSTPAVGVPASGTVSDALRLAAAGTKSVVVCGPDGRPQGVVDPGALASVPGAAADSTPVTAISFPLAAGAYVPEWSKGQELIQFLSQLEGRHYAVVDHNGAVTGLLTQDVVLAAITGKRQRNDKHPQGQNR from the coding sequence GTGGCTGAACCTGACACGCAACGGGGCACGGAACCCGGCACGCCGGCCACCACAGGACGCCGCGAGGGCATCCCGCTGGGACGCATCGCCGGCGTTCCGGTCGTGCTTGCCTATTCGTGGTTCGTGATCGCAGCCTTCACCGTCATCGCCTACGGGCCAGTACTGGCGCGGAACAACCCCATGCTCGGCATGAGCGCCTATCTCGTCGCGTTCGCCTACGCCGTCCTGCTCCTGATCTCTGTGCTGGTACACGAACTCGCCCACGCCCTCACCGCCAAAATCTACGGATGGCCCACGCAAAAGATCGTCCTCAACCTCTGGGGCGGGCACACGCAGTTCGAAAGCTTCACAGCTTCCCCCGGCCGGTCCGTACTGGTGGCGCTGGCCGGACCAGCAGCCAATTTCGTCCTCGCCGGCGGGGCCTGGCTGCTGCTGGGCACCAACAGCCTGGGAAGTGTCGCCGAGATCCTGACCAACATCTTCATGTGGGCCAACTTCCTGATCGCCGTCTTTAACGTCCTGCCGGGCCTGCCGCTGGACGGTGGCCGGCTGGTCGAGTCCATCGTGTGGAAGGCCACCGGCAGCCAGGCGAAAGGAACTGTCGCCGCCGGCTGGGGCGGGCGCATCATCGTCCTGGCGATCGCCTACTGGTTCCTTCTTCGCCCGTACCTCGCCGGCGGCGAGCCGGACTTCAGCCTCCTCATGATTACGATTCTGGTTGGCGGATTCCTGTGGATGGGTGCCTCCGCTTCAATCCAGCAGGGCACGCTGCGGGGTCGGCTCCCGCTGGTGAGTGCAGCGGGATTGTCGACGCCGGCCGTGGGCGTACCTGCCAGTGGCACCGTCAGCGACGCCCTCCGCCTGGCGGCGGCCGGAACAAAGTCAGTGGTGGTATGCGGACCGGACGGCCGGCCGCAGGGCGTGGTGGACCCTGGCGCGCTGGCCTCGGTGCCCGGTGCAGCCGCGGATTCAACCCCGGTCACCGCCATTTCTTTTCCCCTGGCTGCCGGGGCCTACGTTCCCGAGTGGTCCAAAGGGCAAGAGCTGATCCAGTTTCTTTCGCAGCTTGAGGGGCGGCACTATGCAGTGGTGGACCACAATGGCGCAGTGACCGGACTGCTGACCCAGGACGTCGTCCTTGCGGCCATCACCGGAAAGAGGCAGCGCAACGATAAGCACCCGCAGGGGCAGAACCGGTAG
- a CDS encoding tRNA (adenine-N1)-methyltransferase, translated as MSSETAVNDATGAAQAGAPAGGSQPVGAARRRGPFREGERVQLTDERGRMNTITLERGGAFHTHRGFLNHDEIIGKVDGSVVVNNVGQQYQTLRPLLSDFVLSMPRGAAVVYPKDAGQIVTMADIFPGARVVEAGVGSGALSISLLRAVGDNGYLHSFERREEFADIARGNVETIFGGPHPAWQISLGDFQEEVVKAEEPGSVDRVVLDMLAPWECLDAVATVLAPGGVWINYVATVTQLSRTAEAIRADGRFTEPDAWESLVRGWHLEGLAVRPDHRMVAHTGFLLVTRRLADGVTGISVKRRPSKTEFNEEDVNAWTPGAVGERAVSDKKLRRAARDAIAGTNVVDTPEVTN; from the coding sequence ATGAGCAGCGAAACTGCGGTCAACGACGCCACGGGAGCAGCGCAGGCCGGTGCTCCCGCCGGCGGCTCGCAGCCGGTGGGAGCTGCCCGTCGCCGGGGTCCCTTCCGCGAAGGTGAGCGTGTCCAGCTCACCGACGAACGCGGCCGCATGAATACCATCACGCTTGAACGCGGTGGCGCCTTCCACACCCACCGCGGCTTCCTGAACCACGACGAGATCATCGGCAAGGTGGACGGCTCCGTTGTGGTAAACAACGTTGGCCAGCAGTACCAGACCCTCCGCCCGTTGCTCTCCGACTTCGTGCTGTCCATGCCCCGCGGTGCCGCCGTCGTGTATCCCAAGGACGCAGGGCAGATCGTCACCATGGCGGATATCTTCCCCGGCGCACGTGTGGTGGAGGCCGGCGTGGGCTCCGGCGCCCTGTCCATCTCCCTGCTCCGCGCCGTGGGCGATAACGGCTACCTGCACTCCTTTGAGCGGCGCGAAGAGTTTGCCGACATCGCCCGGGGAAATGTGGAGACCATCTTCGGCGGCCCCCATCCTGCCTGGCAGATCTCCCTCGGCGACTTCCAGGAGGAAGTGGTCAAGGCTGAGGAGCCCGGCTCCGTGGACCGCGTGGTCCTGGACATGCTGGCACCCTGGGAATGCCTCGACGCCGTCGCCACCGTCCTCGCCCCCGGCGGCGTCTGGATCAACTACGTAGCGACCGTCACCCAGCTGTCCCGTACGGCGGAAGCCATCCGCGCCGACGGCCGTTTCACTGAACCCGACGCCTGGGAATCGCTGGTCCGCGGCTGGCACCTGGAAGGACTCGCAGTCCGGCCGGACCACCGCATGGTGGCCCACACCGGATTCCTGTTGGTCACCCGGCGCCTCGCCGACGGCGTCACCGGCATTTCAGTCAAGCGCCGGCCGTCCAAGACCGAATTCAACGAAGAGGACGTCAATGCCTGGACTCCCGGCGCGGTAGGGGAGCGGGCAGTATCTGACAAGAAGCTGCGGCGGGCAGCCCGCGACGCCATCGCGGGAACGAACGTGGTGGACACGCCCGAGGTTACGAACTAG
- the arc gene encoding proteasome ATPase, whose translation METPNQDSGRTPAEQSAANDLSVADRQVNILRDKLRHIDRQLAAATQNNTKLVSMLETAKAEILRLKNALDQEGQPPYSFGTILQINPKRQPSPGSSGQAATEESVDIFNAGRKMRVGVSPLVNINQLAVGQEVLLNEALLVVAGLGYERAGELATLKEMLGRDRALVVGRADEERVVRLSGALQAEKLRVGDALSVDSRTGYALEKVPRSEVENLVLEEVPDITYEDIGGLGPQIEQIRDAVELPFLHPDLYREHGLKAPKGILLYGPPGCGKTLIAKAVANSLAARAAERSGNVDLKSYFLNIKGPELLDKYVGETERHIRLIFSRAREKASDGSPVVVFFDEMDSLFRTRGTGISSDVETTIVPQLLSEIDGVERLDNVIVIGASNREDMIDPAILRPGRLDVKVKIQRPDAEAAADIFNKYITTDLPFHESDLAEHNGDIQATVDAMVQRTVEAMYSTDKSNEFLEVTYANGDTEMLYFKDFNSGAVVQNVVDRAKKYAIKDLLTTHQKGLRIEHLLRAVVDEFREHEDMPNTTNPDDWARISGKKGERITYIRTIVQGKAGQEPGKSIETMPTTGQYL comes from the coding sequence ATGGAGACACCAAACCAGGACTCCGGACGTACACCGGCAGAGCAGTCTGCCGCCAACGACCTCTCGGTTGCTGACCGCCAGGTCAACATACTTCGGGACAAGCTCAGGCACATCGACCGCCAGTTGGCAGCGGCGACGCAGAACAACACCAAGCTGGTCAGCATGCTTGAGACGGCCAAGGCGGAGATCCTCCGGCTGAAAAACGCCCTGGACCAGGAAGGGCAACCGCCGTACAGCTTCGGCACCATCCTCCAGATCAATCCGAAGCGCCAGCCTTCACCGGGCAGCAGCGGCCAGGCTGCCACCGAGGAATCGGTGGATATCTTCAACGCCGGCCGGAAGATGCGGGTGGGCGTCAGCCCCCTGGTGAACATTAACCAGCTGGCGGTAGGCCAGGAGGTACTGCTCAACGAAGCACTCCTGGTAGTTGCAGGACTCGGCTATGAACGCGCCGGCGAGCTTGCCACGCTCAAGGAGATGCTGGGGCGTGACCGTGCGCTGGTGGTGGGCCGGGCCGACGAGGAACGGGTGGTCCGGCTTTCCGGCGCGCTCCAAGCCGAGAAGCTCAGGGTTGGCGATGCCCTTTCCGTGGACTCCCGGACCGGCTATGCACTTGAGAAGGTGCCGCGCTCCGAGGTGGAGAACCTGGTGCTCGAAGAAGTTCCGGACATCACCTACGAGGACATCGGCGGCCTTGGTCCGCAGATCGAGCAGATCCGGGACGCAGTCGAACTGCCGTTCCTGCACCCCGACCTCTACCGTGAACATGGGCTTAAGGCCCCCAAGGGAATCCTGCTGTACGGTCCTCCGGGCTGCGGCAAGACCCTTATCGCCAAGGCCGTTGCCAACTCCCTCGCTGCCCGCGCCGCCGAACGGTCCGGGAACGTGGACCTGAAGAGCTACTTCCTGAACATCAAGGGGCCTGAACTCCTTGACAAGTATGTAGGTGAAACAGAGCGGCACATCCGGCTGATCTTCTCCCGCGCCCGGGAAAAGGCCTCGGACGGCAGCCCCGTCGTGGTGTTCTTCGACGAAATGGACTCCCTGTTCCGCACCCGCGGAACCGGAATCTCTTCCGACGTCGAAACCACCATCGTGCCCCAGCTGCTCAGTGAGATCGACGGCGTGGAACGCCTGGACAACGTCATCGTCATCGGCGCATCCAACCGTGAGGACATGATCGACCCCGCCATCCTCCGCCCAGGCCGGCTTGACGTCAAAGTCAAGATCCAGCGTCCCGACGCGGAAGCCGCGGCAGACATCTTCAACAAATACATCACCACGGACCTGCCGTTCCACGAATCGGATCTCGCTGAACACAACGGGGACATCCAGGCCACGGTTGACGCCATGGTCCAGCGCACGGTTGAAGCCATGTACTCCACGGACAAGTCCAACGAGTTCCTTGAGGTCACCTATGCCAACGGGGACACCGAGATGCTGTACTTCAAGGATTTCAACTCGGGCGCCGTGGTGCAGAACGTGGTGGACCGGGCCAAGAAGTACGCCATCAAGGACCTACTGACCACCCACCAGAAGGGGCTCAGGATCGAGCACCTGCTGCGTGCGGTGGTGGACGAATTCCGCGAACACGAGGACATGCCCAACACCACCAACCCCGACGACTGGGCACGCATCTCCGGCAAGAAGGGCGAACGGATCACCTATATCCGTACCATCGTCCAGGGCAAGGCCGGGCAGGAGCCGGGCAAGTCCATCGAGACGATGCCAACCACAGGGCAGTATCTATGA
- the dop gene encoding depupylase/deamidase Dop produces the protein MTDARGPAAGESLPVGGAMRVMGAETEYGIHAPSAPSANATMMSARVVQAYAQVTRQRAAGGAETRWDYTDEEPLHDARGWTVDRGAAHPSQLTDQPPVLDAEAVALAYGREELELDGQDESGTLLMNMVLGNGARLYVDHAHPEYSSPEVTNPRDAVAWDAAGDLVGLAAVRRLAADPALPPVNLYKNNTDNKSVSYGSHENYLMPRSVPFGDIVRGLTPFFVSRQVVCGAGRLGIGQDSSTPGFQVSQRADFFEAEVGLETTIRRPIINTRDEPHSTADKYRRLHVIIGDANLSQVSNYLKFGTTAMVLSLIEAGLAPRIEVYEPVAALKTVSHDTSLTAKLRLLDGRRVTALDIQWMYHEAAAKLAQDTGVGDALDGDGHTHDVLERWASVLTQLDSDRAAAATSVEWLAKLTLLEGYRQRDGLEWNDARLGLVDLQWADIRPEKGLYYRLLSRNRMQRVVEDAAIAAAVTEPPADTRAFFRGKCISSFGKDVVGASWDSVIFDVPGYGRLQRVPTREPLRGTKALTGALFERYREAGPFLGELLGHNSTPPAA, from the coding sequence ATGACGGATGCAAGGGGACCTGCCGCCGGGGAATCACTCCCCGTCGGCGGTGCCATGCGGGTGATGGGGGCGGAAACGGAGTACGGCATCCACGCTCCATCCGCTCCCTCGGCCAATGCCACCATGATGAGCGCCCGGGTGGTGCAGGCCTACGCCCAGGTCACCAGGCAACGGGCGGCCGGCGGGGCAGAAACCCGCTGGGACTACACCGACGAAGAGCCCCTGCACGATGCCCGGGGCTGGACCGTGGACCGTGGCGCTGCACACCCCAGCCAGCTGACCGACCAGCCACCGGTGCTTGACGCGGAGGCGGTGGCCCTGGCCTACGGCCGTGAAGAACTCGAGCTGGACGGCCAGGACGAGTCCGGGACCCTGCTGATGAACATGGTCCTGGGCAACGGAGCCCGCTTGTACGTCGACCACGCCCATCCCGAGTACTCAAGCCCTGAGGTCACCAACCCGCGGGACGCGGTGGCGTGGGATGCTGCCGGCGACCTGGTGGGGCTGGCCGCCGTCCGCCGGCTGGCCGCGGACCCCGCCCTCCCGCCGGTCAACCTCTACAAGAACAACACAGACAACAAGTCCGTGTCCTACGGTTCCCACGAAAACTACCTCATGCCGCGGTCTGTCCCTTTCGGCGACATCGTCCGCGGGCTCACACCCTTCTTCGTCAGCCGGCAGGTGGTATGCGGCGCCGGCCGGCTGGGGATAGGACAGGACAGCTCAACGCCCGGCTTCCAGGTCAGCCAGCGGGCCGACTTCTTCGAGGCCGAGGTCGGCCTGGAGACCACCATCCGGCGGCCCATCATCAACACCAGGGACGAGCCTCATTCGACCGCCGATAAGTACCGGCGCCTCCACGTCATCATCGGTGACGCCAATCTCAGCCAGGTGTCCAACTACCTCAAGTTCGGTACCACGGCCATGGTCCTTAGCCTGATTGAGGCAGGGCTGGCTCCCAGAATCGAGGTCTATGAGCCCGTCGCGGCACTCAAAACGGTGAGCCACGATACCTCGCTCACCGCAAAGCTGCGCTTGCTGGACGGACGGCGGGTCACAGCCCTGGACATTCAGTGGATGTACCACGAGGCGGCGGCCAAGCTGGCCCAGGACACCGGCGTGGGCGACGCCCTGGACGGTGACGGGCACACCCATGACGTCCTGGAACGGTGGGCTTCCGTCCTCACCCAGCTGGACAGTGACAGGGCTGCCGCTGCCACTTCCGTGGAGTGGCTGGCGAAACTTACGCTGCTTGAGGGCTACCGGCAGCGCGATGGACTGGAATGGAACGACGCCCGGCTGGGCCTGGTGGATCTCCAGTGGGCCGATATCAGGCCGGAGAAGGGCCTCTACTACCGCCTGTTGTCCAGGAACCGCATGCAGCGCGTGGTGGAGGATGCCGCCATTGCCGCTGCGGTGACAGAGCCCCCCGCCGACACCCGGGCCTTCTTCCGTGGAAAATGCATCAGCAGCTTTGGCAAGGATGTGGTTGGCGCAAGCTGGGATTCGGTGATCTTCGACGTGCCGGGTTACGGACGGCTTCAGCGGGTGCCCACCAGGGAACCCCTAAGGGGAACCAAAGCCCTCACCGGAGCGTTGTTTGAGCGCTACCGGGAAGCGGGACCGTTCCTCGGGGAACTGCTGGGACACAACAGCACTCCGCCTGCGGCATAA
- a CDS encoding ubiquitin-like protein Pup, with protein sequence MAGQEQQQPQSRDSQVEDDIPEAPPAPPEAQASASTEGVDDLLDEIDGVLESNAEEFVRAFVQKGGQ encoded by the coding sequence ATGGCAGGCCAGGAGCAGCAGCAGCCGCAGTCACGTGACAGCCAGGTCGAGGACGACATCCCCGAGGCACCACCGGCACCGCCCGAGGCCCAGGCTTCGGCATCGACCGAAGGCGTGGACGACCTGCTCGACGAAATTGACGGCGTCCTGGAATCCAACGCCGAGGAGTTCGTCCGGGCATTCGTGCAAAAGGGCGGCCAGTAA
- the prcB gene encoding proteasome subunit beta: MQESTANQVAANATSSFTEHLQRDRPELLPFSRSLQGGASTAVPVQVPHATTIVAMSYGGGVLMAGDRRATMGNIIASRHIEKVFPADHFSVLGIAGTAGIAIDLTRLFQVELEHYEKIEGTQLSLEGKANRLGAMIRGNLPMALQGLAVVPLFAGFDTSAGVGRLFSYDVTGGRYEEHEHHTVGSGSVFARGALKKLWRPNLTAAEALSVAVESLYDAADDDSATGGPDTVRQLWPVVYTVDRTGAHRVPEADLAAASRAVIEARTVAGREA; encoded by the coding sequence GTGCAGGAATCAACCGCCAACCAGGTAGCCGCCAACGCCACCTCGTCCTTTACCGAGCACCTGCAGCGGGACCGGCCCGAGCTATTGCCCTTTAGCCGGTCCCTCCAGGGTGGCGCGTCCACGGCTGTCCCGGTGCAGGTTCCACACGCCACCACGATCGTTGCCATGAGTTATGGCGGTGGTGTCCTCATGGCGGGCGACAGGCGCGCCACCATGGGCAACATCATTGCCAGCAGGCACATCGAGAAGGTCTTTCCGGCAGACCACTTCTCTGTGCTTGGCATTGCCGGAACAGCCGGCATAGCAATTGACCTGACGCGCCTCTTCCAGGTTGAACTTGAGCACTACGAAAAAATTGAAGGAACCCAGCTCAGCCTCGAAGGCAAGGCCAACCGGCTGGGGGCCATGATCAGGGGCAACCTCCCGATGGCCCTTCAGGGCCTGGCCGTTGTGCCCCTGTTCGCAGGCTTCGACACCAGCGCCGGTGTCGGCCGGCTGTTCTCCTATGACGTCACCGGGGGCAGGTATGAGGAGCACGAACACCACACCGTGGGCTCCGGGTCGGTCTTCGCGCGGGGTGCGCTGAAGAAGCTCTGGCGGCCCAACCTCACCGCAGCCGAAGCGCTGTCTGTGGCCGTGGAGTCCCTGTACGACGCCGCAGACGACGATTCCGCCACCGGCGGACCGGACACCGTCCGGCAGTTGTGGCCTGTGGTCTATACGGTGGACAGAACAGGAGCCCATCGGGTGCCCGAGGCTGACCTCGCGGCTGCTTCGCGCGCCGTGATTGAAGCACGCACCGTCGCCGGACGGGAGGCCTGA
- the prcA gene encoding proteasome subunit alpha, which yields MTQQFYVSPEQLMKDRADFARKGIARGRSVVVISCADGIALVAENPSPSLHKVGEIYDKIAFAAVGKYNEFESLRQAGVRYADVRGYSYDREDVTARGLASVYAQSLGAVFTAEQKPFEVELAVAEVGPTQADDHLYRLTFDGSIADEHSFVVMGGQAEKVSSAIEAGWQASLGFADAVRLALKGLTPAQEGEQPAAPLPPGALEVAVLDRLSENSRGTRRAFRRLNDADITALLA from the coding sequence ATGACCCAGCAGTTCTATGTCTCGCCCGAACAGCTGATGAAGGACCGTGCGGATTTCGCGCGGAAAGGCATCGCCCGCGGCCGGTCGGTTGTGGTCATCAGCTGTGCCGACGGCATCGCGCTCGTCGCCGAGAATCCTTCGCCGTCCCTGCACAAAGTCGGCGAAATCTACGACAAGATCGCCTTCGCCGCGGTTGGCAAGTACAACGAATTCGAAAGCCTCCGCCAGGCGGGCGTCCGCTATGCAGACGTCCGCGGGTACTCCTACGACCGCGAGGACGTCACCGCCCGCGGCCTGGCAAGCGTCTACGCGCAAAGCCTGGGGGCTGTCTTCACCGCCGAGCAAAAACCGTTCGAGGTGGAACTGGCGGTAGCCGAAGTGGGCCCCACCCAGGCCGATGACCACCTGTACCGGCTGACTTTTGACGGCTCGATCGCCGATGAGCACAGTTTCGTCGTCATGGGCGGCCAGGCAGAAAAAGTGTCTTCAGCCATCGAGGCTGGTTGGCAAGCATCCCTGGGCTTCGCTGACGCTGTCCGGCTGGCTTTGAAGGGACTTACCCCTGCCCAGGAGGGAGAGCAGCCGGCAGCACCGTTGCCGCCGGGCGCACTCGAAGTGGCAGTCCTGGACAGGCTTTCCGAAAACTCACGCGGCACCCGGCGTGCCTTCCGCAGGCTGAACGACGCGGACATCACAGCACTGCTGGCCTAG